One segment of Coffea arabica cultivar ET-39 chromosome 7c, Coffea Arabica ET-39 HiFi, whole genome shotgun sequence DNA contains the following:
- the LOC113698731 gene encoding ABC transporter B family member 15 isoform X1, which produces MGSKKLDSTSSKNKGSFRSIFMHADNIDKLLMTLGFLGSVGDGVLMPMMLLVTSELMNNIGDAASSVTKDFRHSINKNALILCYMAAGQWISCFIEGYCWTRTAERQASTLRARYLKAVLRQEIGYFDLHVASTAEVIASVSSDSLVIQDVISEKVPVSLMNLSTFVGAYVAAFAMVWRLAIVGFPFIIFLVIPGLMYGRSLMSIARRIREEYNKAGIVVEQAISSVRTVYSFVGESKTIAEYSSALQGTLKLGLRQGFAKGLAIGSNGVVFAIWSFMSYYGSRLVMYHGAKGGNVFAVGAALAVGGLALGSALSNVRYLSEASAAGERIMEIIKRVPKIDSDNLEGQILENVSGKVEFKHVEFAYPSRPESIIFKDFSLEVPAGRTVALVGGSGSGKSTVIALLQRFYDPLGGEILLDGVNIDKLQLKWLRSQTGLVSQEPALFATSIKENILFGKEDASMEEVIEAAKASNAHNFICQLPQGYDTQVGERGVQMSGGQKQRIAIARAIIKTPKLLLLDEATSALDAESERVVQEALDKAAVGRTTITIAHRLSTIRNADLIAVVQNGQVIETGSHDELVEDENGFYTSLIRLQQTEKISQVESNASALASLSNAISDRHSTSSRRLSILSRSSSANSTTPSHRAENAAAPGDQVFSVPSFRRLLAMNLPEWRQATAGCISAVLFGAIQPTYALALGSMISVYFLPDHREIKKKTEIYALSFVGLAVASLVINICQHYNFAAMGEHLTKRIREKMLSKMLTFEIGWFDQDENTTGALCSRLAKDANVVRSLVGDRMALLVQTISAVIIACTMGLVIAWRLALVMIAVQPLIIICFYCKRVLLTTMTKKAIKAQQESSKVAAEAVSNLRTVTAFSSQARILRMLEQAQRGPRRQSIRQSWFAGVGLGTSNSLMSLTWALDFWYGGKLIGEGELGAKALFQTFMILVSTGRVIADAATLTNDLAKGSEAVGSVFAVLDRYSSIEPEDPEGHKANKVTGHVELRDVDFAYPSRPDVIIFSGFSLKIQAGKSTALVGQSGSGKSTIIGLIERFYDPLRGVVKIDGRDIKAYHLRSLRKHIALVSQEPTLFAGTIRQNVAYGASEDVGEAEIIEAAKAANAHDFVAGLKDGYDTWCGDRGLQLSGGQKQRIAIARAILKNPAILLLDEATSALDSRSEKVVQDALERVMVGRTSVVVAHRLSTIQSCDTIAVLDKGKVVEKGTHSSLLAKGPSGAYYSLVSLQTTANSTDAIA; this is translated from the exons ATGGGATCAAAGAAATTAGATTCAACGTCATCAAAAAACAAGGGATCATTTCGTTCCATTTTCATGCACGCAGATAATATTGACAAACTTTTGATGACTCTTGGCTTTCTGGGGTCAGTTGGGGATGGGGTTCTAATGCCGATGATGCTGCTGGTGACAAGCGAACTCATGAACAATATTGGTGACGCAGCTTCGTCAGTAACAAAAGATTTCCGTCATAGCATTAACAAG AATGCATTGATTCTCTGCTATATGGCAGCCGGGCAATGGATATCCTGCTTCATCG AGGGGTATTGCTGGACTAGAACAGCAGAGAGGCAAGCTTCTACGTTAAGGGCACGATATCTTAAAGCAGTTCTAAGGCAAGAAATTGGCTACTTCGATCTACATGTGGCGAGCACAGCCGAAGTCATTGCAAGTGTCTCCAGTGACAGTCTTGTGATTCAGGACGTCATCAGTGAAAAA GTTCCAGTGTCGTTGATGAATCTCTCGACGTTTGTGGGGGCATATGTTGCTGCGTTTGCAATGGTCTGGAGGCTGGCTATTGTTGGATTTCCTTTTATAATATTTTTGGTCATACCAGGTCTGATGTATGGAAGATCTCTTATGAGCATTGCTAGAAGGATCAGGGAAGAATACAACAAGGCCGGGATAGTTGTAGAGCAGGCCATTTCTTCAGTCAGGACCGTTTACTCCTTTGTTGGGGAGAGTAAAACTATCGCAGAGTACTCGTCTGCTCTTCAGGGGACACTGAAATTGGGGCTGCGACAAGGTTTTGCAAAAGGTTTGGCCATTGGTAGTAATGGTGTGGTGTTTGCAATTTGGTCTTTCATGTCCTATTATGGCAGCAGATTGGTCATGTACCACGGTGCCAAAGGAGGGAATGTTTTTGCAGTCGGTGCTGCCCTTGCCGTCGGTGGATT GGCACTGGGTTCTGCCTTATCCAACGTAAGGTACTTGTCAGAAGCTAGTGCTGCAGGTGAACGCATCATGGAAATCATAAAAAGAGTGCCCAAGATTGATTCCGACAACTTGGAAGGCCAAATTCTAGAAAACGTCTCGGGAAAAGTTGAGTTTAAGCACGTTGAATTCGCATATCCCTCGAGACCTGAAAGcataattttcaaggattttaGCCTCGAAGTCCCAGCTGGAAGAACGGTTGCATTGGTTGGAGGAAGCGGTTCTGGGAAATCCACAGTTATTGCTTTGCTGCAAAGATTTTATGACCCACTTGGAGGTGAAATCCTGCTTGATGGGGTCAACATTGATAAGCTGCAACTCAAGTGGCTAAGGTCGCAGACGGGGCTGGTAAGTCAGGAGCCTGCTCTTTTCGCTACAAGCATTAAAGAGAACATACTTTTTGGGAAGGAGGATGCATCCATGGAAGAGGTTATCGAGGCAGCAAAAGCTTCTAATGCTCATAACTTCATTTGTCAGTTGCCTCAGGGTTATGACACTCAG GTTGGTGAGAGGGGAGTTCAGATGTCCGGAGGACAGAAGCAGAGAATTGCCATTGCCAGAGCCATTATCAAAACACCAAAATTGCTCCTCCTTGATGAGGCCACCAGCGCACTGGATGCCGAATCAGAGAGGGTTGTTCAAGAAGCTCTGGACAAGGCAGCCGTCGGGCGCACCACCATCACCATAGCCCACCGTCTCTCCACCATCCGAAATGCTGACCTCATTGCTGTGGTCCAGAATGGCCAAGTCATCGAGACTGGCTCGCACGACGAGCTAGTTGAGGATGAAAATGGCTTCTACACGTCGCTCATCCGCCTTCAACAGACGgaaaaaatcagccaagttgaaAGCAATGCGAGCGCACTGGCGTCGCTGTCCAATGCAATCAGCGACAGGCACAGCACCAGCAGTCGAAGGCTATCAATCTTGAGCAGGTCCAGTTCAGCCAACTCAACCACTCCGAGCCATAGAGCAGAGAACGCAGCAGCTCCCGGGGATCAAGTGTTTTCAGTACCCTCGTTCAGAAGATTATTGGCCATGAACCTGCCTGAATGGAGGCAAGCAACGGCAGGGTGTATTAGTGCAGTACTGTTCGGCGCAATTCAACCGACGTACGCCTTGGCGCTGGGATCCATGATATCGGTGTATTTCTTGCCCGATCACAGAGAGATCAAGAAAAAGACGGAGATATATGCTCTGTCCTTTGTGGGGCTGGCAGTTGCTTCATTGGTGATAAATATATGTCAGCATTATAACTTTGCAGCCATGGGGGAGCATTTGACAAAGAGGATCAGGGAAAAGATGCTGTCCAAGATGCTCACTTTTGAAATAGGGTGGTTCGATCAGGATGAGAATACAACTGGTGCCTTATGCTCCAGGCTAGCAAAGGATGCCAATGTG GTAAGGTCATTGGTTGGGGATAGAATGGCGCTGCTGGTTCAAACTATTTCTGCAGTGATCATCGCATGCACTATGGGCCTAGTCATCGCGTGGCGGCTAGCTCTGGTCATGATAGCTGTTCAACCCCTTATCATCATCTGCTTCTACTGTAAGCGCGTTCTGCTAACCACCATGACCAAGAAGGCCATCAAAGCCCAGCAGGAAAGCAGCAAGGTCGCTGCTGAAGCCGTCTCCAACCTTAGAACCGTCACCGCTTTCAGCTCCCAAGCTAGGATTCTCCGGATGCTTGAACAGGCCCAACGAGGCCCCCGACGGCAAAGCATTCGGCAGTCATGGTTCGCCGGTGTTGGGCTCGGTACGTCCAACAGTCTCATGTCGTTGACGTGGGCTCTCGACTTTTGGTATGGGGGTAAACTGATTGGAGAGGGTGAACTTGGAGCAAAAGCGCTGTTCCAGACTTTCATGATTCTGGTCAGCACCGGCCGCGTAATTGCCGACGCGGCTACCTTGACCAATGATCTAGCCAAAGGGTCCGAGGCTGTCGGGTCTGTTTTCGCAGTTTTGGATCGGTACTCCTCGATCGAACCTGAGGATCCAGAAGGCCACAAGGCCAACAAGGTTACGGGCCACGTCGAGCTCCGCGATGTCGACTTTGCGTACCCCTCCAGGCCCGATGTGATCATCTTCAGTGGGTTCTCCCTCAAAATTCAGGCGGGGAAATCAACGGCGTTGGTGGGACAGAGCGGCTCAGGGAAATCCACCATAATCGGCTTGATCGAGAGGTTCTATGATCCGCTGCGCGGGGTGGTGAAGATCGACGGTCGAGATATAAAAGCATACCACTTGAGATCGCTGAGGAAACACATTGCACTGGTGAGCCAGGAGCCCACATTATTCGCCGGCACCATACGCCAGAACGTCGCGTACGGAGCATCGGAGGACGTGGGCGAGGCGGAGATCATTGAGGCTGCTAAGGCAGCCAATGCTCATGATTTCGTCGCGGGGTTGAAGGATGGATATGATACGTGGTGCGGAGACAGGGGATTGCAACTATCGGGAGGGCAAAAGCAGCGGATTGCCATCGCCCGGGCTATCCTGAAAAACCCGGCAATACTGTTGTTGGACGAAGCAACCAGCGCACTTGACAGTCGATCTGAAAAGGTGGTGCAAGATGCACTGGAGAGAGTGATGGTGGGAAGGACCAGCGTGGTTGTGGCGCACAGGCTAAGTACAATCCAGAGCTGCGATACGATTGCGGTTTTGGACAAAGGGAAGGTGGTGGAGAAAGGGACACATTCTTCTCTGCTGGCCAAAGGTCCGAGCGGAGCTTACTACTCTCTTGTCAGCCTCCAAACAACCGCCAATTCAACCGACGCCATTGCCTAG
- the LOC113698731 gene encoding ABC transporter B family member 15 isoform X2, with translation MNLSTFVGAYVAAFAMVWRLAIVGFPFIIFLVIPGLMYGRSLMSIARRIREEYNKAGIVVEQAISSVRTVYSFVGESKTIAEYSSALQGTLKLGLRQGFAKGLAIGSNGVVFAIWSFMSYYGSRLVMYHGAKGGNVFAVGAALAVGGLALGSALSNVRYLSEASAAGERIMEIIKRVPKIDSDNLEGQILENVSGKVEFKHVEFAYPSRPESIIFKDFSLEVPAGRTVALVGGSGSGKSTVIALLQRFYDPLGGEILLDGVNIDKLQLKWLRSQTGLVSQEPALFATSIKENILFGKEDASMEEVIEAAKASNAHNFICQLPQGYDTQVGERGVQMSGGQKQRIAIARAIIKTPKLLLLDEATSALDAESERVVQEALDKAAVGRTTITIAHRLSTIRNADLIAVVQNGQVIETGSHDELVEDENGFYTSLIRLQQTEKISQVESNASALASLSNAISDRHSTSSRRLSILSRSSSANSTTPSHRAENAAAPGDQVFSVPSFRRLLAMNLPEWRQATAGCISAVLFGAIQPTYALALGSMISVYFLPDHREIKKKTEIYALSFVGLAVASLVINICQHYNFAAMGEHLTKRIREKMLSKMLTFEIGWFDQDENTTGALCSRLAKDANVVRSLVGDRMALLVQTISAVIIACTMGLVIAWRLALVMIAVQPLIIICFYCKRVLLTTMTKKAIKAQQESSKVAAEAVSNLRTVTAFSSQARILRMLEQAQRGPRRQSIRQSWFAGVGLGTSNSLMSLTWALDFWYGGKLIGEGELGAKALFQTFMILVSTGRVIADAATLTNDLAKGSEAVGSVFAVLDRYSSIEPEDPEGHKANKVTGHVELRDVDFAYPSRPDVIIFSGFSLKIQAGKSTALVGQSGSGKSTIIGLIERFYDPLRGVVKIDGRDIKAYHLRSLRKHIALVSQEPTLFAGTIRQNVAYGASEDVGEAEIIEAAKAANAHDFVAGLKDGYDTWCGDRGLQLSGGQKQRIAIARAILKNPAILLLDEATSALDSRSEKVVQDALERVMVGRTSVVVAHRLSTIQSCDTIAVLDKGKVVEKGTHSSLLAKGPSGAYYSLVSLQTTANSTDAIA, from the exons ATGAATCTCTCGACGTTTGTGGGGGCATATGTTGCTGCGTTTGCAATGGTCTGGAGGCTGGCTATTGTTGGATTTCCTTTTATAATATTTTTGGTCATACCAGGTCTGATGTATGGAAGATCTCTTATGAGCATTGCTAGAAGGATCAGGGAAGAATACAACAAGGCCGGGATAGTTGTAGAGCAGGCCATTTCTTCAGTCAGGACCGTTTACTCCTTTGTTGGGGAGAGTAAAACTATCGCAGAGTACTCGTCTGCTCTTCAGGGGACACTGAAATTGGGGCTGCGACAAGGTTTTGCAAAAGGTTTGGCCATTGGTAGTAATGGTGTGGTGTTTGCAATTTGGTCTTTCATGTCCTATTATGGCAGCAGATTGGTCATGTACCACGGTGCCAAAGGAGGGAATGTTTTTGCAGTCGGTGCTGCCCTTGCCGTCGGTGGATT GGCACTGGGTTCTGCCTTATCCAACGTAAGGTACTTGTCAGAAGCTAGTGCTGCAGGTGAACGCATCATGGAAATCATAAAAAGAGTGCCCAAGATTGATTCCGACAACTTGGAAGGCCAAATTCTAGAAAACGTCTCGGGAAAAGTTGAGTTTAAGCACGTTGAATTCGCATATCCCTCGAGACCTGAAAGcataattttcaaggattttaGCCTCGAAGTCCCAGCTGGAAGAACGGTTGCATTGGTTGGAGGAAGCGGTTCTGGGAAATCCACAGTTATTGCTTTGCTGCAAAGATTTTATGACCCACTTGGAGGTGAAATCCTGCTTGATGGGGTCAACATTGATAAGCTGCAACTCAAGTGGCTAAGGTCGCAGACGGGGCTGGTAAGTCAGGAGCCTGCTCTTTTCGCTACAAGCATTAAAGAGAACATACTTTTTGGGAAGGAGGATGCATCCATGGAAGAGGTTATCGAGGCAGCAAAAGCTTCTAATGCTCATAACTTCATTTGTCAGTTGCCTCAGGGTTATGACACTCAG GTTGGTGAGAGGGGAGTTCAGATGTCCGGAGGACAGAAGCAGAGAATTGCCATTGCCAGAGCCATTATCAAAACACCAAAATTGCTCCTCCTTGATGAGGCCACCAGCGCACTGGATGCCGAATCAGAGAGGGTTGTTCAAGAAGCTCTGGACAAGGCAGCCGTCGGGCGCACCACCATCACCATAGCCCACCGTCTCTCCACCATCCGAAATGCTGACCTCATTGCTGTGGTCCAGAATGGCCAAGTCATCGAGACTGGCTCGCACGACGAGCTAGTTGAGGATGAAAATGGCTTCTACACGTCGCTCATCCGCCTTCAACAGACGgaaaaaatcagccaagttgaaAGCAATGCGAGCGCACTGGCGTCGCTGTCCAATGCAATCAGCGACAGGCACAGCACCAGCAGTCGAAGGCTATCAATCTTGAGCAGGTCCAGTTCAGCCAACTCAACCACTCCGAGCCATAGAGCAGAGAACGCAGCAGCTCCCGGGGATCAAGTGTTTTCAGTACCCTCGTTCAGAAGATTATTGGCCATGAACCTGCCTGAATGGAGGCAAGCAACGGCAGGGTGTATTAGTGCAGTACTGTTCGGCGCAATTCAACCGACGTACGCCTTGGCGCTGGGATCCATGATATCGGTGTATTTCTTGCCCGATCACAGAGAGATCAAGAAAAAGACGGAGATATATGCTCTGTCCTTTGTGGGGCTGGCAGTTGCTTCATTGGTGATAAATATATGTCAGCATTATAACTTTGCAGCCATGGGGGAGCATTTGACAAAGAGGATCAGGGAAAAGATGCTGTCCAAGATGCTCACTTTTGAAATAGGGTGGTTCGATCAGGATGAGAATACAACTGGTGCCTTATGCTCCAGGCTAGCAAAGGATGCCAATGTG GTAAGGTCATTGGTTGGGGATAGAATGGCGCTGCTGGTTCAAACTATTTCTGCAGTGATCATCGCATGCACTATGGGCCTAGTCATCGCGTGGCGGCTAGCTCTGGTCATGATAGCTGTTCAACCCCTTATCATCATCTGCTTCTACTGTAAGCGCGTTCTGCTAACCACCATGACCAAGAAGGCCATCAAAGCCCAGCAGGAAAGCAGCAAGGTCGCTGCTGAAGCCGTCTCCAACCTTAGAACCGTCACCGCTTTCAGCTCCCAAGCTAGGATTCTCCGGATGCTTGAACAGGCCCAACGAGGCCCCCGACGGCAAAGCATTCGGCAGTCATGGTTCGCCGGTGTTGGGCTCGGTACGTCCAACAGTCTCATGTCGTTGACGTGGGCTCTCGACTTTTGGTATGGGGGTAAACTGATTGGAGAGGGTGAACTTGGAGCAAAAGCGCTGTTCCAGACTTTCATGATTCTGGTCAGCACCGGCCGCGTAATTGCCGACGCGGCTACCTTGACCAATGATCTAGCCAAAGGGTCCGAGGCTGTCGGGTCTGTTTTCGCAGTTTTGGATCGGTACTCCTCGATCGAACCTGAGGATCCAGAAGGCCACAAGGCCAACAAGGTTACGGGCCACGTCGAGCTCCGCGATGTCGACTTTGCGTACCCCTCCAGGCCCGATGTGATCATCTTCAGTGGGTTCTCCCTCAAAATTCAGGCGGGGAAATCAACGGCGTTGGTGGGACAGAGCGGCTCAGGGAAATCCACCATAATCGGCTTGATCGAGAGGTTCTATGATCCGCTGCGCGGGGTGGTGAAGATCGACGGTCGAGATATAAAAGCATACCACTTGAGATCGCTGAGGAAACACATTGCACTGGTGAGCCAGGAGCCCACATTATTCGCCGGCACCATACGCCAGAACGTCGCGTACGGAGCATCGGAGGACGTGGGCGAGGCGGAGATCATTGAGGCTGCTAAGGCAGCCAATGCTCATGATTTCGTCGCGGGGTTGAAGGATGGATATGATACGTGGTGCGGAGACAGGGGATTGCAACTATCGGGAGGGCAAAAGCAGCGGATTGCCATCGCCCGGGCTATCCTGAAAAACCCGGCAATACTGTTGTTGGACGAAGCAACCAGCGCACTTGACAGTCGATCTGAAAAGGTGGTGCAAGATGCACTGGAGAGAGTGATGGTGGGAAGGACCAGCGTGGTTGTGGCGCACAGGCTAAGTACAATCCAGAGCTGCGATACGATTGCGGTTTTGGACAAAGGGAAGGTGGTGGAGAAAGGGACACATTCTTCTCTGCTGGCCAAAGGTCCGAGCGGAGCTTACTACTCTCTTGTCAGCCTCCAAACAACCGCCAATTCAACCGACGCCATTGCCTAG